From Streptomyces sp. HUAS MG91, the proteins below share one genomic window:
- a CDS encoding S1 family peptidase, with protein sequence MRIKRTTPRSGMARRTGLIAAGTGLLAAAAFTIPSAQAAEVQTFSAAQLTRASDAVESADIGGTAWAVDAKTGKVLVTVDSTVSQAEINKITERAGSNAGALRIERTNGTFKKLIAGGDAIYGGAYRCSLGFNVQDNSGNYYFLTAGHCGEVASTWYSNSAKTTVLGSNVSYSFPGNDYALVKYSNSSVTKSGTAGNTDIKSAGTPSVGATVYRDGSTTGIHSGKVTGLNATVNYGSGDIVSGLIQTNVCAEGGDSGGALYSTGGVAYGLTSGGSGNCTSGGTTFFQPVTEALSVYGVHVF encoded by the coding sequence GTGAGGATCAAGCGCACCACCCCCCGAAGCGGCATGGCGAGACGGACCGGGCTGATCGCCGCGGGCACCGGACTGCTGGCGGCCGCGGCGTTCACCATCCCCTCCGCGCAGGCCGCGGAGGTCCAGACGTTCAGTGCGGCCCAGCTCACCCGCGCAAGCGACGCCGTCGAGTCCGCCGACATCGGCGGTACCGCGTGGGCCGTCGACGCCAAGACGGGCAAGGTCCTCGTCACCGTCGACAGCACCGTGTCGCAGGCCGAGATCAACAAGATCACGGAACGGGCCGGCAGCAACGCGGGCGCGCTCCGGATCGAGCGGACGAACGGCACCTTCAAGAAGCTGATCGCCGGCGGCGACGCCATCTACGGCGGCGCCTACCGCTGCTCCCTCGGCTTCAACGTCCAGGACAACAGCGGCAATTACTACTTCCTGACCGCGGGCCACTGCGGCGAGGTCGCCTCCACCTGGTACTCGAACTCCGCGAAGACCACGGTGCTGGGTTCGAACGTGAGCTACAGCTTCCCCGGCAACGACTACGCGCTGGTGAAGTACAGCAACAGCTCGGTCACCAAGTCCGGCACCGCCGGCAACACGGACATCAAGAGCGCGGGCACGCCGAGCGTGGGCGCCACCGTCTACCGTGACGGCTCCACCACGGGCATCCACAGCGGCAAGGTCACCGGGCTCAACGCCACCGTGAACTACGGCAGCGGCGACATCGTCTCCGGCCTGATCCAGACCAACGTCTGCGCCGAGGGCGGCGACTCCGGTGGCGCCCTCTACTCCACCGGCGGCGTGGCCTACGGTCTGACCTCCGGCGGCAGCGGCAACTGCACGTCCGGCGGCACGACGTTCTTCCAGCCGGTCACCGAGGCGCTCAGCGTGTACGGCGTCCACGTGTTCTGA
- a CDS encoding DUF1684 domain-containing protein — MTDAADAWKQWHEERTASVSAPHGPLSLTGTHWLDDYPDGKLPAIPGSWRTDGDAVVRTLDGTETRLGADATVALGERRLVVIVREGLWGVRDFDPAAPARTAFLDSAGIDATPYDPRWAVEGRFTPYPGGSTDVRVANADGRERALGLAGELSFTLAGQEHTLQVARQADGRLWAVFADGTSGRGSYRFRFLHPAAPDAEGRTTVDLNRATLPPCAFADHFLCPFPPPGNTLPVDIEAGERNLAAPRTV, encoded by the coding sequence ATGACCGACGCCGCCGACGCCTGGAAGCAGTGGCACGAAGAGCGGACCGCGTCCGTCTCCGCGCCCCACGGGCCCCTCTCGCTCACCGGCACCCACTGGCTCGACGACTATCCGGACGGCAAACTTCCGGCCATCCCCGGGAGCTGGCGGACGGACGGTGACGCCGTCGTGCGCACCCTGGACGGCACGGAGACCCGGCTCGGCGCCGACGCCACCGTCGCGCTCGGCGAGCGACGGCTCGTCGTGATCGTCCGCGAAGGACTGTGGGGCGTACGGGACTTCGACCCGGCCGCGCCCGCCCGCACGGCGTTCCTGGATTCGGCGGGCATCGACGCCACCCCGTACGACCCGCGCTGGGCGGTCGAGGGCCGCTTCACCCCGTACCCGGGCGGGAGCACGGACGTCCGCGTGGCGAACGCCGACGGCAGGGAGCGCGCGCTCGGGCTCGCGGGCGAGCTGTCCTTCACCCTCGCCGGGCAGGAGCACACACTGCAGGTGGCGCGGCAGGCGGACGGCCGGCTCTGGGCCGTCTTCGCCGACGGCACCAGCGGTCGCGGCAGTTACCGGTTCCGCTTCCTGCACCCGGCCGCGCCCGACGCCGAGGGCCGCACGACGGTCGACCTCAACCGGGCGACGCTGCCACCCTGCGCCTTCGCCGACCACTTCCTCTGCCCCTTCCCGCCCCCGGGCAACACCCTCCCCGTGGACATCGAGGCGGGCGAACGGAACCTGGCGGCGCCGAGGACCGTCTGA
- a CDS encoding LLM class flavin-dependent oxidoreductase, producing MTRQIHLAAHFPGVNNTTVWADPRSKSQIDFASFEHLARTAERGLFDFFFLAEGLRLREQRGRIHDLDVVGRPESITVLNALAAVTRNLGLAATVNATFNEPFDTARRFATLDHLSGGRAAWNVVTSSDAFTGENFRRGGYLDRADRYTRAAEFVAVAREFWDAGTDHPVHHQGRHFTVEGDFTVPRPPQGHPVVIQAGDSAEGREFAASTADVIFTRHGTLEAGQAFYADVKARLAAYGREPDDLKIMPGVTVVLGDTAAEAQEQAAEIRRQQVSPQTAILALEQVWGVDLSSYDPDGPLPDIDPVPDSALSQGRTRRGDVLEIAEKWRALSRAKGLSIRQTVIETTGRQSFIGTPEAVAAELDAFVAGRAADGFILVPHLTPGGLDAFVDRVVPLLQERGAFRTEYTGSTLRSHLGLRTPERTLTA from the coding sequence ATGACCAGGCAGATCCATCTCGCCGCCCACTTCCCGGGCGTCAACAACACCACCGTGTGGGCCGACCCGCGCTCGAAGTCCCAGATCGACTTCGCCTCCTTCGAGCACCTGGCCCGCACCGCCGAACGCGGCCTGTTCGACTTCTTCTTCCTTGCCGAAGGCCTCCGGCTGCGCGAGCAGCGCGGCCGCATCCACGACCTGGACGTCGTCGGCCGCCCCGAGTCGATCACCGTGCTCAACGCGCTCGCCGCCGTGACCCGGAACCTGGGACTCGCCGCCACCGTCAACGCCACCTTCAACGAGCCCTTCGACACCGCTCGGCGCTTCGCCACCCTCGACCACCTCAGCGGCGGCCGCGCCGCCTGGAACGTGGTCACCTCCTCCGACGCCTTCACCGGCGAGAACTTCCGCCGCGGCGGCTACCTCGACCGCGCCGACCGCTATACACGCGCCGCCGAATTCGTCGCTGTGGCACGGGAGTTCTGGGACGCGGGCACCGACCACCCCGTCCACCACCAAGGGCGGCACTTCACCGTCGAGGGCGACTTCACCGTGCCCCGCCCGCCGCAGGGCCACCCCGTCGTCATCCAGGCCGGGGACTCCGCCGAGGGCCGCGAGTTCGCCGCGTCCACCGCCGACGTGATCTTCACCCGGCACGGCACCCTGGAGGCCGGGCAGGCCTTCTACGCCGATGTGAAGGCCCGGCTGGCCGCGTACGGGCGCGAACCCGACGACCTCAAGATCATGCCGGGTGTCACCGTCGTGCTCGGCGACACCGCCGCCGAGGCCCAGGAGCAGGCCGCCGAGATCCGGCGGCAGCAGGTCTCCCCGCAGACCGCGATCCTCGCCCTGGAGCAGGTGTGGGGCGTGGACCTCTCCTCCTACGACCCCGACGGGCCGCTGCCCGACATCGACCCGGTCCCCGACTCCGCCCTCTCCCAGGGACGCACCCGGCGCGGCGACGTCCTCGAGATCGCCGAGAAGTGGCGGGCGCTCTCCCGCGCCAAGGGCCTGTCCATCCGGCAGACCGTGATCGAGACGACCGGCCGGCAGTCGTTCATCGGCACGCCCGAGGCGGTCGCCGCCGAACTCGACGCGTTCGTGGCGGGCCGCGCCGCCGACGGATTCATCCTCGTCCCGCACCTGACGCCCGGTGGCCTCGACGCCTTCGTGGACCGGGTCGTCCCGCTGCTCCAGGAGCGCGGCGCCTTCCGCACGGAATACACCGGCTCCACCCTGCGCTCCCATCTGGGACTGCGCACTCCCGAAAGGACCCTCACCGCATGA
- a CDS encoding LLM class flavin-dependent oxidoreductase, translated as MLHLAAAVDLADTYDPAPYLELTRLAEHGALDFVTLRDTFAAPGPDALAVLSRIAPETSRIGLVPTVTTTHTEPFHVQAAVATLDWVSRGRAGWRPDVSPGDDESRLFGRRDTAAPPADLWHEAGEVADVAARLWDSWEDDAEIRDVATGRFIDRDKLHYVDFEGRTFSVRGPSIVPRPPQGRPVVVVDATQPYAYDVAARHADVALVGAPDPDQLAAARAGLRRRATEHGRDPDELRVLAALRIDLGGGEHAAQPGHGGGPLPTGEGPLYRGGPVDLAELIAAWHRAGAADGFHLTPLDPRRDLERLVNGTVPLLQHRGLFRTFYPGSTLREHLGLARPASQYAAAPGARS; from the coding sequence ATGCTTCATCTCGCCGCCGCCGTCGACCTCGCCGACACCTACGATCCCGCCCCCTACCTGGAGCTCACCCGGCTCGCCGAGCACGGCGCGCTCGACTTCGTCACCCTGCGCGACACCTTCGCGGCGCCCGGCCCCGACGCCCTCGCCGTGCTGTCCAGGATCGCCCCGGAGACCTCCCGGATCGGGCTCGTGCCCACCGTGACCACCACCCACACCGAGCCGTTCCACGTCCAGGCCGCCGTCGCCACCCTGGACTGGGTGAGCCGGGGGCGGGCCGGCTGGCGCCCCGACGTGTCGCCGGGCGACGACGAGTCGCGGCTCTTCGGACGCCGGGACACGGCCGCGCCGCCCGCCGACCTGTGGCACGAGGCCGGTGAAGTCGCCGACGTGGCGGCGAGGTTGTGGGACAGCTGGGAGGACGACGCCGAGATCCGGGACGTCGCCACCGGCCGCTTCATCGACCGCGACAAGCTGCACTACGTCGACTTCGAGGGCCGGACGTTCTCCGTGCGCGGCCCGTCCATCGTGCCCCGGCCGCCCCAGGGCCGGCCCGTCGTCGTCGTGGACGCCACCCAGCCGTACGCGTACGACGTCGCGGCCCGGCACGCCGACGTCGCGCTCGTCGGCGCCCCCGACCCGGACCAGCTAGCCGCCGCCCGGGCCGGGCTGCGGCGCCGCGCCACCGAGCACGGCCGTGACCCGGACGAACTGCGGGTGCTCGCCGCGCTCCGCATCGACCTCGGCGGCGGCGAGCACGCCGCCCAGCCCGGCCACGGCGGCGGACCGCTGCCCACCGGCGAGGGACCGCTCTACCGGGGCGGGCCCGTCGACCTGGCCGAGCTGATCGCCGCCTGGCACCGGGCGGGCGCCGCCGACGGCTTCCACCTCACCCCGCTCGACCCGCGCCGCGACCTGGAACGCCTCGTCAACGGCACCGTGCCGCTGCTCCAGCACCGCGGCCTGTTCCGCACCTTCTATCCGGGCAGCACCCTGCGCGAACACCTGGGGCTCGCCCGGCCCGCCAGCCAGTACGCAGCCGCCCCGGGGGCCCGCTCATGA
- a CDS encoding ABC transporter substrate-binding protein codes for MLSRRTLTASVAALALSPLLTACGGDSDAATTGAAGTKKVGNVNIGPDQHRIRGKKVDKIAALLPAAVRERGTLRLGGSADASPPLGFFATDDKTRIGSELDLATLVADTLGLKVKQELVSWENLFVGLDSGKFDAVFSNVTVTEERKEKYDFATYRLDNIAFEAKKGTNWRVKEPKDVAGKTIAVSSGTNQEKILVDWSKRNEKAGRKPVTIKYFQKDTDYYLALQSGRIDAYLGPSPAASYHVASAGQSQIIGTISGGGDEVQGEIAATTKKGSGLVDAYAAALNHVIEDGSYARVLKRWGLSSEAVPKSEVNPAGLPKT; via the coding sequence ATGTTGTCCCGCCGCACCCTGACCGCCTCCGTCGCCGCGCTCGCCCTGTCCCCGCTGCTCACCGCCTGCGGCGGGGACAGCGACGCCGCCACCACCGGCGCCGCCGGCACGAAGAAGGTCGGGAACGTCAACATCGGCCCCGACCAGCACCGCATCCGCGGCAAGAAGGTCGACAAGATCGCCGCGCTGCTGCCCGCGGCCGTGCGCGAGCGCGGCACGCTGCGGCTCGGCGGCAGCGCCGACGCCTCCCCGCCACTCGGCTTCTTCGCCACCGACGACAAGACCCGCATCGGCTCCGAGCTCGACCTCGCCACCCTCGTCGCCGACACCCTCGGGCTCAAGGTCAAGCAGGAGCTGGTGAGCTGGGAGAACCTGTTCGTCGGGCTCGACAGCGGCAAGTTCGACGCCGTCTTCTCCAACGTCACCGTCACCGAGGAGCGCAAGGAGAAGTACGACTTCGCCACCTACCGGCTCGACAACATCGCCTTCGAGGCCAAGAAGGGCACGAACTGGCGGGTGAAGGAGCCCAAGGACGTCGCGGGAAAGACCATCGCCGTCTCCTCCGGCACCAACCAGGAGAAGATCCTCGTCGACTGGAGCAAGCGCAACGAGAAGGCGGGCCGCAAGCCCGTCACCATCAAGTACTTCCAGAAGGACACGGACTACTACCTGGCGCTCCAGTCCGGCCGCATCGACGCCTACCTGGGACCGAGCCCGGCCGCCTCCTACCACGTGGCGTCCGCCGGACAGTCGCAGATCATCGGCACCATCTCCGGCGGCGGCGACGAGGTCCAGGGCGAGATCGCCGCGACGACGAAGAAGGGCAGCGGGCTCGTCGACGCCTACGCGGCCGCGCTCAACCATGTCATCGAGGACGGGTCGTACGCCCGGGTGCTGAAGCGGTGGGGGCTGTCCAGTGAGGCCGTGCCGAAGTCGGAGGTCAACCCTGCCGGGTTGCCCAAGACGTAG
- a CDS encoding amino acid ABC transporter ATP-binding protein: protein MSAMVDIKSVHKSFGSVEVLRGIDLEVRAGEVTVVLGPSGSGKSTLLRTINHLEKVDSGWISVDGQLVGYRRSGDKLYELREREILKQRTHIGFVFQNFHLFPHLTVLENIVEAPLSALKRPRAEVVDSARKLLDRVGLADKADAYPRQLSGGQQQRVAIARALALEPKLLLFDEPTSALDPELVGEVLDVIRDLAHQGTTMIVVTHEIGFAREVADTVVFMDEGRIVERGAPGDVLDAPREDRTRAFLSKVL, encoded by the coding sequence ATGAGCGCCATGGTGGACATCAAGTCCGTGCACAAGAGCTTCGGCTCCGTCGAGGTGCTGCGCGGCATCGACCTGGAGGTGCGGGCCGGCGAGGTCACCGTCGTCCTCGGCCCGTCCGGCTCCGGCAAGTCGACGCTGCTGCGCACCATCAACCACCTGGAGAAGGTGGACAGCGGCTGGATCAGTGTCGACGGACAGCTCGTCGGCTACCGCCGCTCCGGCGACAAGCTGTACGAGCTGCGCGAGCGGGAGATCCTCAAGCAGCGCACGCACATCGGCTTCGTCTTCCAGAACTTCCATCTCTTCCCGCACCTGACGGTCCTGGAGAACATCGTCGAGGCGCCGCTCTCCGCGCTCAAGCGGCCCCGCGCCGAGGTGGTGGACAGCGCCCGCAAGCTGCTCGACCGCGTCGGCCTCGCGGACAAGGCCGACGCCTATCCGCGTCAGCTCTCCGGCGGCCAGCAGCAGCGCGTCGCCATCGCCCGGGCCCTCGCCCTGGAGCCCAAGCTGCTGCTGTTCGACGAGCCGACGTCCGCGCTCGACCCCGAACTGGTCGGCGAGGTCCTCGACGTCATCCGCGACCTCGCCCACCAGGGCACCACGATGATCGTCGTCACCCACGAGATCGGCTTCGCCCGCGAGGTCGCCGACACCGTCGTGTTCATGGACGAGGGCCGCATCGTCGAGCGGGGCGCCCCCGGCGACGTACTGGACGCGCCGCGCGAGGACCGCACCCGCGCCTTCCTCTCCAAGGTCCTCTGA
- a CDS encoding amino acid ABC transporter permease has protein sequence MSLTSDPPLGTTDTGAATEAPKDAYAHLKVVPVRHPLRWVAIVVTAVLLAQFAHGLATNSGWEWEVFAEFFTADVILKAVWTTLQLTAYGTALGFALGIVIAFMRLSSSRFLRTVAFGYIWAFRSIPLIVQLLFWFNLAYLYKELQFGIPFGPGFFSFDTMGLVGAMSAAVLGLALHQAAYAAEIVRGGVLAVDGGQLEAAAALGIPRLRQIRRIVLPQAMRSILPNAANEVISLFKGTSIVSVMAIGELFYQVQVIYGRNGRVVPLLMVATAWYILLTSALSVLQYYVERHFAKGSTR, from the coding sequence ATGTCTCTGACCAGTGACCCGCCCCTGGGCACCACCGACACCGGCGCCGCCACCGAAGCGCCGAAGGACGCCTACGCACACCTCAAGGTCGTCCCCGTACGCCATCCCCTGCGCTGGGTGGCCATCGTCGTCACCGCCGTGCTGCTCGCCCAGTTCGCGCACGGCCTGGCCACCAACTCCGGCTGGGAATGGGAGGTGTTCGCGGAGTTCTTCACCGCGGACGTCATCCTCAAGGCCGTCTGGACCACGCTCCAGCTCACCGCCTACGGCACGGCGCTCGGCTTCGCGCTCGGCATCGTCATCGCGTTCATGCGCCTGTCGAGCAGCCGGTTCCTGCGCACCGTGGCGTTCGGCTACATCTGGGCGTTCCGCTCGATCCCGCTGATCGTGCAGCTGCTGTTCTGGTTCAACCTGGCCTACCTGTACAAGGAGTTGCAGTTCGGCATCCCCTTCGGGCCCGGCTTCTTCTCCTTCGACACGATGGGCCTCGTCGGCGCCATGAGCGCGGCCGTGCTCGGCCTCGCCCTGCACCAGGCCGCGTACGCTGCCGAGATCGTGCGCGGCGGTGTACTCGCCGTCGACGGCGGCCAGTTGGAGGCCGCGGCCGCCCTCGGCATCCCGCGCCTGCGGCAGATCCGCCGCATCGTGCTGCCGCAGGCGATGCGCTCGATCCTGCCCAACGCCGCGAACGAGGTCATCTCCCTCTTCAAGGGCACCTCGATCGTCTCCGTCATGGCGATCGGCGAACTCTTCTACCAGGTGCAGGTCATCTACGGCCGCAACGGCCGCGTGGTGCCCCTGCTGATGGTCGCCACCGCCTGGTACATCCTCCTGACCAGCGCGCTCTCCGTACTCCAGTACTACGTGGAGCGTCACTTCGCGAAAGGTTCCACCCGATGA
- a CDS encoding FAD/NAD(P)-binding protein yields MSTVRQSLVIVGAGPRGTGILERLAANTSDDYGELALDVHLVDPYPPGGGRIWRREQSPLLWMNSQAQDVTMFTDDTVELAGPVVPGPVLHEWAGIDGRTFADRRRQGGYLRWVYERAVAALPDGVTVHHHPRRALRVSGSRHGRQQVWLEGVTRPLSADAVVLAQGHLDAELDDEQMELSEYAARHGLVHLPPDFTADSDLGALAPGQDVLVRGFGLAFVDLMVLLTEGRGGRFEGDTYVPSGREPVLHVGSRRGVPYHSKLGYDWDAGERPPLPRFLGPAQIDELLAKEGGFGPDDFRCEVWPLIDKELGFAHYHRLFTAHPERTSVAWDVFEEKYAAAAPLSAEQQALVAASVPDPADRLDLAALDRPLDGVRHASYEELQAGLRGHITDDLERRHDPAHSPDLAVFLGLLSVYGQLVRLGDVGPWWHGFFSYLASGPPGPRLRQLLALSRAGVVKFVGADMRVEARDGVFRATSASAPGVRIEARALVEARLPQPTLARTRDRLLRTLHEEGARSTDAGLLAVDPSDGRVLYRDGSAHPRRFALGPHTDARGAGAFTRPRTNGPSFRQNDATARAVLALLRDLSCRTTAA; encoded by the coding sequence ATGAGTACCGTACGGCAGTCCCTGGTGATCGTGGGGGCCGGGCCGCGGGGGACCGGTATCCTGGAGCGTCTCGCCGCCAATACCAGTGACGATTACGGCGAGTTGGCGCTCGACGTGCATCTCGTCGACCCCTATCCGCCGGGCGGCGGGCGCATCTGGCGGCGCGAGCAGTCGCCGCTGCTCTGGATGAACTCGCAGGCCCAGGACGTCACCATGTTCACCGACGACACGGTGGAGCTGGCCGGGCCCGTGGTGCCGGGGCCCGTGCTGCACGAGTGGGCCGGGATCGACGGGCGGACCTTCGCCGACCGGCGACGGCAGGGCGGCTATCTGCGGTGGGTGTACGAGCGGGCCGTCGCCGCGCTGCCCGACGGGGTCACCGTCCACCACCATCCCCGGCGCGCCCTGCGCGTCTCCGGATCGCGCCACGGCCGCCAGCAGGTGTGGCTCGAAGGGGTGACGCGGCCGCTGTCCGCCGACGCCGTCGTCCTCGCCCAGGGGCATCTGGACGCCGAACTCGACGACGAGCAGATGGAGTTGAGTGAGTACGCCGCGCGGCACGGGCTCGTGCACCTGCCGCCCGACTTCACCGCCGACTCCGACCTCGGCGCGCTCGCGCCCGGCCAGGACGTGCTCGTCCGCGGCTTCGGGCTCGCCTTCGTCGACCTGATGGTGCTGCTGACGGAGGGGCGCGGCGGACGCTTCGAGGGGGACACCTATGTGCCCTCGGGGCGGGAGCCGGTGCTGCACGTCGGATCGCGGCGCGGAGTGCCCTACCACTCCAAGCTCGGCTACGACTGGGACGCGGGGGAGCGGCCGCCGCTGCCGCGCTTCCTCGGACCCGCGCAGATCGACGAACTCCTCGCGAAGGAAGGCGGGTTCGGGCCCGACGACTTCCGGTGCGAGGTGTGGCCGCTGATCGACAAGGAACTCGGCTTCGCGCACTACCACCGGCTGTTCACCGCCCACCCCGAGCGCACCAGCGTCGCCTGGGACGTCTTCGAGGAGAAGTACGCCGCCGCCGCGCCGCTCAGCGCCGAACAGCAGGCGCTCGTCGCCGCCAGTGTGCCCGACCCCGCCGACCGGCTCGACCTCGCCGCCCTGGACCGCCCGCTCGACGGGGTGCGCCACGCCTCGTACGAGGAACTCCAGGCCGGCCTGCGCGGCCACATCACCGACGACCTGGAGCGCCGCCACGACCCGGCGCACAGCCCCGACCTCGCCGTCTTCCTCGGCCTGCTCTCCGTGTACGGGCAGCTCGTCCGGCTCGGCGACGTCGGCCCCTGGTGGCACGGATTCTTCAGCTACCTGGCATCCGGGCCGCCCGGCCCGCGCCTGCGCCAACTGCTCGCGCTGTCCCGCGCGGGCGTCGTGAAGTTCGTCGGCGCCGACATGCGGGTCGAGGCACGCGACGGCGTCTTCCGGGCCACGAGCGCCAGCGCGCCCGGCGTCCGGATCGAGGCCCGCGCGCTCGTCGAGGCCCGGCTGCCGCAGCCGACCCTCGCCCGCACCCGGGACCGGCTGCTGCGCACCCTCCACGAGGAGGGCGCCCGGTCGACCGACGCCGGACTGCTCGCCGTCGACCCGTCCGACGGGCGCGTCCTGTACCGCGACGGCTCCGCCCACCCGCGCCGCTTCGCCCTCGGCCCGCACACCGACGCGCGCGGCGCCGGCGCCTTCACCCGGCCGCGCACCAACGGCCCGTCGTTCCGGCAGAACGACGCCACGGCCCGCGCCGTCCTCGCGCTGCTGCGCGACCTCTCCTGTCGCACCACCGCCGCCTGA
- a CDS encoding amino acid ABC transporter permease, whose product MSSDTLSSPSDPLAEAPPGKISAVPRIVPRRRTGQWTAAAVVLVLLGLAVNSVLRNEAFQWDVVADYFTTASVLRGLWLTLWLTALVMTLGFAFGTLLAVMRLSANPVLRAVSWGYVWLFRSVPILVQLLFWFNIGALYPRVLGVKTVDLFGPVTVAIVGLTLHEAAYAAEVVRGGILSVDRGQVEAAQALGLGRYRRWRRIVLPQAMRAIVPPAGNMLIGTLKGTSIVSIIAVQDLLYSVQLVYHRTYQVIPLLLVATLWYVVVTSLLSVGQYYVERHYARGTRR is encoded by the coding sequence ATGTCCTCAGACACCCTTTCGTCCCCCTCGGATCCCCTGGCCGAAGCGCCACCCGGCAAGATCTCCGCCGTCCCACGCATCGTCCCGCGCCGCCGCACCGGACAGTGGACGGCCGCGGCCGTCGTGCTCGTCCTGCTCGGCCTCGCCGTGAACTCGGTACTGCGCAACGAGGCGTTCCAGTGGGACGTGGTCGCCGACTACTTCACCACCGCCTCCGTGCTGCGCGGACTCTGGCTCACGCTGTGGCTGACCGCGCTCGTCATGACGCTCGGCTTCGCCTTCGGCACCCTGCTCGCCGTCATGCGACTGTCCGCCAACCCCGTGCTGCGCGCCGTGAGTTGGGGCTATGTGTGGCTGTTCAGGTCGGTGCCGATCCTGGTGCAGCTGCTGTTCTGGTTCAACATCGGCGCCCTGTACCCGCGCGTCCTCGGGGTGAAGACCGTCGACCTCTTCGGGCCCGTCACCGTCGCCATCGTCGGACTGACCCTGCACGAGGCCGCGTACGCCGCCGAGGTGGTGCGCGGCGGCATCCTCTCCGTGGACCGGGGACAGGTGGAGGCGGCCCAGGCGCTCGGGCTCGGCCGGTACCGGCGCTGGCGCCGGATCGTGCTGCCGCAGGCCATGCGGGCCATCGTGCCGCCGGCCGGGAACATGCTGATCGGCACCCTCAAGGGCACCTCCATCGTCAGCATCATCGCCGTGCAGGACCTGCTCTACTCGGTGCAGCTCGTCTACCACCGCACCTACCAGGTCATCCCGCTGCTGCTCGTCGCCACCCTCTGGTACGTCGTGGTGACCTCGCTGCTCAGCGTCGGCCAGTACTACGTCGAGCGGCACTACGCGCGCGGGACGCGGCGATGA
- a CDS encoding ABC transporter substrate-binding protein produces MRSSTRTSRLSGSSALSAFALITVAALGLTACGSGDGTDDAAPAGAASDKIPTKDVVSSVAKDPASAKLLPASVRKSGSLTIAVSVGGTPPNSTYLPDGKTVVGQDIDFANAVAKVLGIKLDQQIASFEAILPALDSGKYDLGTGNFGVTDERRKTIDFVTYINDGQGFAVRKDSDLKKVTDLTQLCGLNVATGAGTTFETTLEENKGLCEKAGKKPYDVKTYAESSAVWSSLQQGRSDVVMSTINGLRYGVAHQEGLRFLNEFHRLDVGFAFKKGTPLAPAFRSAVNRLIADGTYRKILAKWGTSESSISTSRISPPEIKD; encoded by the coding sequence ATGCGCTCCTCCACCCGTACCTCCCGCCTGTCCGGTTCCTCCGCACTCTCCGCTTTCGCCCTGATCACTGTCGCCGCTCTGGGGCTGACCGCCTGCGGTTCGGGGGACGGTACGGACGACGCGGCGCCGGCCGGCGCCGCGAGCGACAAGATCCCGACGAAGGACGTGGTGTCGTCCGTCGCGAAGGATCCCGCCTCGGCGAAACTCCTCCCCGCGTCCGTCCGCAAGAGCGGCAGCCTCACCATCGCGGTGAGCGTGGGCGGCACCCCGCCCAACTCCACGTACCTGCCCGACGGGAAGACCGTCGTCGGACAGGACATCGACTTCGCGAACGCGGTCGCCAAGGTCCTCGGCATCAAGCTGGACCAGCAGATCGCGAGCTTCGAGGCGATCCTCCCGGCCCTCGACAGCGGCAAGTACGACCTCGGCACCGGGAACTTCGGCGTCACCGACGAACGCCGCAAGACGATCGACTTCGTCACGTACATCAACGACGGTCAGGGCTTCGCCGTCCGCAAGGACAGCGACCTGAAGAAGGTCACCGACCTGACACAGCTGTGCGGCCTGAACGTCGCGACCGGCGCCGGCACCACCTTCGAGACGACGCTGGAGGAGAACAAGGGCCTGTGCGAGAAGGCGGGCAAGAAGCCGTACGACGTGAAGACGTACGCGGAGTCGAGCGCGGTCTGGTCGTCGCTTCAGCAGGGGCGCAGCGATGTGGTGATGAGCACCATCAACGGGCTGCGCTACGGGGTGGCCCATCAGGAGGGGCTGCGGTTCCTCAATGAGTTCCATCGGCTGGATGTCGGTTTCGCGTTCAAGAAGGGGACGCCGCTGGCCCCCGCGTTCCGCTCCGCGGTGAACCGGCTCATCGCGGACGGCACTTACCGGAAGATCCTGGCCAAGTGGGGTACGTCGGAGTCGTCGATCAGCACGTCGCGGATCTCCCCACCGGAGATCAAGGACTGA